In the genome of Aulosira sp. FACHB-615, one region contains:
- a CDS encoding dienelactone hydrolase family protein: protein MLKNNHNTQININLAETNMVKITNIEIKTSKIKISNGELQIDAYLAEPAQAGVFGAVIVFPEIFGVNGNIRDITELIATQGYVAVAPAMYQRIAPGFEVDYSPNDIGYSPEAYQLGLQYYQQVKYQEIFSDIQATIAYLKTLPNVSGSKIGAIGFCFGGHVAYMAATLPDIKATASFYGGGITTSSYGEETPTINRTSSIKGTIYTFFGNRDTLISQTENEQIEAELKKHQINHRVFRYDAGHGFFHGFFKDKYPLIEQHPSYNPEAAPHAWQRVLELFQNHLN from the coding sequence GTGTTAAAAAACAACCATAATACACAAATTAATATAAATTTAGCCGAAACAAACATGGTAAAAATAACAAACATCGAAATTAAAACTTCAAAAATCAAAATATCTAACGGTGAGTTACAAATTGATGCTTATTTAGCTGAACCAGCACAAGCAGGAGTCTTTGGTGCTGTTATAGTTTTTCCCGAAATTTTTGGAGTTAATGGTAATATTCGGGATATTACCGAACTCATAGCAACGCAAGGATATGTAGCAGTAGCACCTGCAATGTATCAAAGAATTGCTCCGGGTTTTGAGGTTGACTATAGCCCTAATGATATTGGATATAGCCCAGAAGCTTATCAGCTTGGTTTACAATACTATCAACAAGTAAAGTATCAAGAAATTTTCAGCGATATTCAAGCCACGATCGCCTATCTTAAAACTTTACCCAATGTTAGCGGGAGCAAAATTGGCGCTATTGGTTTTTGCTTTGGCGGCCATGTTGCTTATATGGCTGCAACTTTACCCGATATCAAAGCTACGGCTTCATTTTATGGTGGCGGGATTACCACTTCTAGTTATGGCGAAGAAACTCCCACTATTAATCGCACCTCCTCAATTAAAGGTACTATTTATACATTTTTTGGTAACAGAGATACCCTCATTTCCCAAACAGAAAACGAGCAAATTGAGGCAGAACTAAAAAAACATCAAATAAATCATCGTGTATTTCGATACGATGCAGGACATGGATTTTTCCACGGATTCTTTAAAGATAAGTACCCATTAATAGAACAGCACCCCAGTTACAATCCCGAAGCGGCTCCTCATGCTTGGCAACGTGTTTTAGAACTGTTTCAAAATCATTTAAACTGA